The proteins below come from a single Rariglobus hedericola genomic window:
- a CDS encoding CHASE domain-containing protein has product MQRSLNIPRLLVEMLGVIALSEVLVMLLLPVIAPDTHGLSEAFLDAALLTLLAGPLVLWRCLAACKKTFSLTLIPAGGKTPAIWLPPVLIIIAGLTASIWSAHQAGTIYFEQAHDRFDRLAERLSRDLVRRANLPVSGLKGARGVYAASKSVERSEFRAYVESRDFHSEFPGVLGFGFIQRVQRTDLDAFVAAERADDAPDFNVSTIAQASTATATTGESSDLYVIKFIEPLAPNRQAWGFDVGSEAVRREAIERAVRTGEPALTGRISLVLAERSAQSGFLYLLPVYLNGTHPRTPAEREASLWGLVYTPMVLNETFAGVMDFSENLINAEIFEGSVTSRDQLLLDTDSTPADASGALFHRIMPATIGGRQWTLVITSTPKFDALVERTVPFFIGLGGTVITLLLAAVIFALGMSRSHALELARDMTSHLRTAEAEARRLAMVADRTSNAVIICDITGCIEWVNAGFTRITGYTLEEVKGRRPGSFLQGPLTDTETNRIMREGVANRTGFNVEILNYNKAGGTHWLHIEVQPLHDANAAFSGFMAIETDITERKIAEQKLQANEQRLVALTGNAPGVFFQFEVAPDDSRSFAFLSAGFNNLFGYDSTEVIAQPSRLYASIEEAHRERVYIHLEKAVAATAPWTDAFPILRPDGTQRWINARASASVQPDGTKVWFGVLADISELQQARHAAEQASVAKSQFLAMMSHEIRTPMNGVIGMTSLLMDTPLNREQKEFTEIIRVSGESLLSLINDILDFSKIESGHMDLEHEPFSIHECIETTLDLFAPQASHKGLELLYEIGEGVPAQVRGDITRIRQILVNLVGNALKFTETGEIEVFVRVARNDASGRELLFGVRDSGIGIPPEAHDRIFRSFSQVDSSTTRKYGGTGLGLAISKRLAELMGGRMWFESPPGKGSTFFFTLTCPWIAAGPKTYNPADRFHIRGKRLLIVDDNEHGRRILSTLAHKWGMVCTVAQTGRECVDLIRAGNRFDLAILDMQMPEMDGIMLAREIRALPAGVELPLILLSSIGRHPAPEDSALFTSCLTKPAKPSQLFNEIGRSLGHEEIHDTPIPIALPVAGETLAGRILLAEDNSVNQKVALHMLSRLGYRADVAGNGLEVLAALERVPYDIILMDVQMPELDGLETTRRIRANTPAGTTGPWIIALTANAMEGDHQQCTEAGMDDYLSKPIKKTSLETALARAALKHPRDTA; this is encoded by the coding sequence ATGCAACGGTCTCTGAATATCCCGCGTTTGCTCGTCGAAATGCTCGGAGTCATCGCGCTGTCAGAAGTGTTGGTGATGCTGTTATTGCCTGTGATCGCTCCGGATACCCACGGCCTCAGCGAAGCGTTCCTCGATGCCGCATTACTCACGTTGCTGGCCGGCCCGCTGGTCCTCTGGCGCTGCCTCGCCGCCTGCAAAAAAACTTTTTCTCTCACGCTCATTCCAGCGGGAGGGAAAACTCCCGCCATCTGGCTGCCACCCGTTCTGATCATCATCGCCGGTCTGACTGCTTCCATCTGGAGCGCGCATCAGGCCGGAACGATTTACTTCGAACAGGCGCATGATCGATTTGACCGTCTCGCCGAGCGTCTGTCTCGCGACCTTGTGCGCCGCGCCAATCTTCCGGTGTCCGGCCTCAAGGGCGCTCGCGGCGTTTACGCAGCCAGTAAATCCGTTGAACGCTCGGAGTTTCGCGCCTACGTTGAATCACGCGATTTCCACAGCGAGTTCCCGGGGGTCCTCGGCTTCGGTTTTATCCAACGCGTGCAGCGGACCGATCTCGATGCCTTCGTCGCCGCCGAGCGTGCCGATGATGCCCCCGACTTCAACGTCAGCACCATCGCCCAGGCGTCCACTGCAACCGCGACCACCGGCGAATCCTCCGATTTGTATGTGATCAAATTCATCGAGCCGCTCGCGCCCAATCGCCAGGCGTGGGGCTTCGATGTCGGCAGTGAAGCCGTGCGTCGCGAGGCCATCGAGCGCGCCGTGCGCACCGGGGAGCCCGCACTCACCGGTCGCATTTCACTCGTGCTGGCCGAACGGAGCGCGCAAAGCGGTTTTCTATACCTTCTGCCGGTCTATCTCAACGGCACGCATCCCCGCACGCCCGCCGAGCGCGAAGCCTCGTTATGGGGTCTCGTTTATACTCCGATGGTTCTCAACGAGACTTTCGCCGGCGTGATGGATTTCAGCGAAAATCTGATCAACGCGGAGATATTCGAGGGCTCCGTCACCTCGCGCGATCAACTCCTGCTCGACACCGATTCCACTCCGGCCGACGCATCCGGCGCTTTGTTTCATCGTATCATGCCCGCCACCATCGGCGGACGCCAATGGACGCTGGTGATCACCTCGACGCCCAAGTTCGATGCATTGGTCGAGCGCACCGTGCCGTTCTTCATCGGCCTCGGCGGCACCGTGATCACGTTGCTTCTCGCCGCTGTCATTTTCGCGCTTGGCATGAGCCGCAGCCACGCACTCGAGCTCGCCCGCGACATGACTTCACACCTGCGCACGGCCGAAGCCGAGGCCCGTCGCCTCGCGATGGTGGCCGACCGCACCAGCAACGCCGTCATCATCTGTGACATCACCGGCTGCATCGAGTGGGTCAACGCCGGCTTCACCCGCATCACCGGTTACACGCTCGAAGAGGTCAAAGGCCGCCGCCCCGGCTCGTTCCTGCAAGGTCCGCTCACGGACACTGAAACCAACCGCATCATGCGCGAGGGCGTGGCCAACCGCACCGGCTTCAACGTAGAAATCCTCAACTACAACAAAGCCGGCGGCACCCACTGGCTGCACATCGAGGTCCAGCCTCTGCACGATGCGAATGCGGCCTTCAGCGGCTTCATGGCGATCGAGACCGACATCACTGAACGCAAGATCGCCGAGCAAAAACTCCAGGCCAACGAACAACGCCTCGTCGCTCTCACCGGCAACGCCCCCGGCGTGTTCTTCCAATTCGAGGTCGCCCCCGACGACTCACGCTCCTTCGCCTTCCTCAGCGCCGGCTTTAACAACCTTTTCGGCTACGACTCCACGGAGGTCATCGCCCAGCCGTCACGCCTCTACGCCTCCATCGAGGAGGCTCATCGCGAGCGCGTTTATATCCACCTCGAAAAAGCCGTCGCCGCCACCGCCCCGTGGACCGATGCCTTCCCCATCCTGCGGCCCGACGGCACGCAACGCTGGATCAACGCCCGCGCCTCCGCCTCCGTCCAGCCCGATGGCACCAAGGTCTGGTTCGGCGTCCTTGCCGACATCAGCGAACTCCAGCAGGCCCGCCACGCCGCCGAGCAGGCCAGCGTCGCAAAGAGCCAGTTCCTCGCGATGATGAGCCACGAGATCCGCACGCCCATGAACGGTGTGATCGGCATGACTTCGCTGCTCATGGACACTCCGCTCAACCGCGAGCAAAAGGAGTTCACCGAGATCATCCGCGTGAGCGGCGAGAGTCTTCTGTCGCTCATCAACGACATTCTGGATTTCTCCAAAATCGAGTCCGGCCACATGGACCTCGAACACGAGCCGTTCAGCATCCACGAGTGCATCGAGACCACCCTCGACTTATTCGCGCCGCAAGCATCCCACAAGGGCCTCGAGCTCCTCTACGAGATCGGCGAGGGCGTGCCCGCTCAAGTCCGCGGCGACATCACCCGCATCCGTCAGATCCTCGTCAATCTCGTCGGCAACGCCCTCAAGTTCACCGAAACCGGCGAGATCGAGGTCTTCGTCCGCGTGGCCCGCAACGACGCATCCGGGCGCGAGCTGCTCTTCGGCGTGCGCGACTCCGGCATCGGCATCCCGCCCGAGGCGCATGACCGCATCTTCCGCTCCTTCAGCCAGGTCGACTCCTCCACCACCCGCAAATACGGCGGCACCGGTCTCGGCCTCGCCATCAGCAAACGCCTCGCCGAACTGATGGGCGGCCGCATGTGGTTCGAAAGTCCTCCCGGCAAGGGCTCCACGTTCTTCTTCACGCTCACTTGCCCGTGGATCGCCGCCGGACCCAAGACCTACAATCCGGCCGATCGTTTTCACATCCGCGGCAAACGCCTGCTCATCGTTGACGACAACGAACACGGCCGCCGCATCCTTTCCACCCTCGCCCACAAATGGGGCATGGTCTGCACCGTCGCGCAGACGGGCCGCGAATGCGTTGATCTCATCCGCGCCGGTAACCGCTTCGACCTGGCCATTCTCGACATGCAGATGCCCGAGATGGACGGCATCATGCTCGCGCGCGAAATCCGCGCCTTGCCCGCCGGCGTCGAACTGCCGCTGATTTTGCTCTCTTCGATCGGCCGTCATCCCGCCCCCGAGGATTCCGCGCTCTTCACTTCGTGTCTCACGAAGCCCGCAAAGCCCTCCCAATTGTTCAACGAGATCGGCCGCTCACTCGGTCACGAGGAGATTCACGACACGCCCATTCCCATCGCCCTGCCCGTTGCCGGCGAAACGCTCGCCGGACGCATCCTGCTCGCCGAGGACAACTCGGTTAACCAAAAGGTCGCGCTCCACATGCTCTCGCGCCTCGGTTACCGCGCCGATGTCGCCGGCAATGGTCTCGAGGTCCTCGCCGCGCTCGAACGCGTGCCCTACGACATCATTCTCATGGATGTGCAGATGCCCGAGCTGGACGGCTTGGAAACCACCCGCCGCATTCGCGCCAACACCCCCGCCGGCACCACCGGCCCGTGGATCATCGCTCTCACCGCCAACGCCATGGAGGGCGACCATCAGCAATGCACCGAGGCCGGCATGGACGACTACCTGAGCAAGCCCATCAAAAAAACGTCGCTCGAAACCGCGCTCGCCCGTGCCGCGCTGAAACATCCCCGCGACACGGCGTGA
- a CDS encoding helix-turn-helix domain-containing protein, whose protein sequence is MKHRTIPAIGMNLHSRDSLRAEGFVAMAYEESMNAEPARLQPHYHDFFQVSLLRGPGRLMHDFREKNVDGLTLLFITPGQVHTVKPEADMRGTIISFTREFFDASSETGATLLLELPFYFATDTPPWLSLDPVRETEIPALFRELQSEADLARPDAPEVIRALLRILFIKSRRLHTAKTAAPQTVRATALVRSFQLAVEKHFLEWASLAPYARKLSVSVNHLNDVVSAATGRAAGEHIRLRRLLAAKRQLLHSELTVSEIGFKLGFKDPSYFSRFFRRYEKLTPAAFRARSREKYQQQTG, encoded by the coding sequence ATGAAACACCGCACCATTCCCGCGATCGGCATGAACCTCCACAGCCGCGACTCCCTGCGCGCCGAGGGTTTCGTAGCCATGGCGTATGAGGAATCGATGAACGCCGAGCCGGCCCGCTTGCAGCCGCACTACCACGATTTTTTCCAGGTGTCGTTACTGCGCGGTCCCGGGCGCCTCATGCACGACTTCCGCGAAAAGAACGTCGATGGCCTCACCTTGCTGTTCATCACGCCTGGTCAGGTCCACACCGTGAAACCCGAAGCCGACATGCGCGGCACCATCATTTCCTTCACTCGCGAATTTTTCGACGCCAGCTCCGAAACCGGCGCGACCCTCCTGCTGGAACTGCCGTTTTATTTCGCGACCGACACGCCTCCGTGGCTCTCGCTCGACCCCGTGCGCGAAACCGAGATCCCCGCGCTCTTCCGCGAGCTCCAGTCCGAAGCCGATCTCGCCCGCCCCGACGCACCCGAGGTCATCCGCGCATTGCTGCGCATCCTCTTCATTAAATCGCGCCGGCTCCACACCGCGAAAACCGCCGCACCGCAAACCGTCCGTGCCACCGCGCTCGTGCGCAGCTTCCAGCTCGCCGTCGAAAAACACTTTCTTGAATGGGCTTCGCTCGCGCCCTATGCACGCAAACTCAGCGTGAGCGTCAACCACCTCAACGACGTCGTCAGCGCCGCCACCGGACGCGCCGCGGGTGAACACATCCGCCTCCGCCGCCTGCTCGCCGCCAAGCGCCAGCTCCTCCACTCCGAGCTCACCGTCTCCGAAATCGGCTTCAAACTGGGCTTCAAAGATCCCTCCTACTTCAGTCGTTTTTTCCGCCGCTACGAAAAGCTCACTCCCGCCGCCTTTCGCGCCCGCAGCAGAGAAAAATACCAGCAACAGACCGGTTAA